One window of Parambassis ranga chromosome 3, fParRan2.1, whole genome shotgun sequence genomic DNA carries:
- the slc67a1 gene encoding solute carrier family 22 member 18 isoform X1 produces the protein MSQRRETTEETPGASVSCPANAADQQRRMKIINVVYVIAALDITWMFLQISVTPYVAKKLGFDTLWFGYLQTMVGVVQLLGGPLFGRFGDLFGARAALSLACSATIVFFLLLVIADRPAMLFIHKLPTVFMHVLPASQMVVTDLSEPDKRADALSKLGLCFGIGIIAGSTLGGQLNKFYGETFTVCVGAAGSTFSLLLVLKYIPKTTKVEGPRGNTKNDNESNSIFSLGEITRLMKFPRVMRTFVIKIVAGLPSVIFQVMFSIIVLEFFKLQPEQSGYLMAYFGIMSMVVQGGVIGRLTARFSENSLLLLAIGVSSFVGLAQANMQNVFQFCLIVVPMVFSLSVFNVITDSILTKSVPSSDTGTMLGLCASVQSLLRTVGPTAGGFLYVNYGISSIGLIQFIVNIAVFVYLLQRGLNKTAEQKE, from the exons atgagtCAAAGACGCGAAACGACGGAAGAAACACCGGGAGCTTCAGTTTCCTGCCCGGCTAACGCTGCAGATCAGCAAAGAAGGATGAAAATAATTAACGTCGTGTACGTTATCGCCGCTCTGGATATCACTTGGATGTTTTTACAAATCTCTGTAACCCCT TATGTGGCTAAGAAGCTAGGCTTTGACACCTTGTGGTTCGGTTATTTGCAAACCATGGTGGGTGTGGTGCAGCTTCTTGGTGGTCCTCTGTTTGGAAG GTTTGGAGATCTCTTCGGGGCACGAGCCGCCTTGTCTCTGGCGTGTTCGGCAaccattgttttctttcttctgctgGTGATAGCAGACCGTCCTGCCATGTTGTTCATCCACAAACTCCCCACAGTCTTCATGCATGTCCTACCGG CCTCTCAGATGGTCGTTACAGACCTCTCAGAACCTGACAAGCGGGCCGATGCTTTATCCAAACTAGGTCTGTGTTTTGGTATCGGTATTATAGCTGGATCCACGTTAGGCGGACAGCTAAACAAATTCTATGG GGAgacatttactgtgtgtgtaggtgctgCAGGAAGTACCTTCAGTTTGCTGCTGGTTTTAAAGTACATCCCAAAAACAACCAAAGTAGAAGGACCCAGAGGCAACACTAAAA ATGACAATGAAAGCAACTCGATATTCAGCCTGGGAGAGATCACAAGACTGATGAAGTTCCCCAGAGTGATGCGGACTTTTGTCATCAAGATCGTTGCAGGTTTGCCatcag TCATCTTTCAGGTGATGTTCTCCATCATTGTGCTGGAATTTTTCAAGCTGCAGCCTGAGCAGAGCGGATACCTGATGGCATATTTTGGCATCATGTCAATG GTTGTTCAGGGAGGAGTGATCGGTCGGCTCACAGCCAGATTCTCTGAGAACTCACTGCTGCTTCTTGCCATCGGGGTTTCTTCTTTTGTGGGACTAGCTCAG GCCAACATGCAGAATGTGTTCCAGTTCTGCCTGATCGTTGTCCCCATGGTGTTTTCTCTCAGCGTGTTTAATGTCATCACAGACAGCATCCTCACCAAAAGCGTCCcctcctctgacacag GGACCATGCTGGGACTGTGTGCTTCTGTTCAGTCTCTGCTTCGCACAGTCGGACCGACTGCTGGCG